A window of the Lactuca sativa cultivar Salinas chromosome 5, Lsat_Salinas_v11, whole genome shotgun sequence genome harbors these coding sequences:
- the LOC111909040 gene encoding fasciclin-like arabinogalactan protein 1, translated as MQLPYTAVVISMVVLLLPGATVEGHNITSILAKFPEFSTFNHYLTITHLADEINNRQTITVCAVNNAGMSDLLSKHLSVYAMKNVLSLHVLLDYFGAKKLHQITNGTALAATMFQATGTASGSSGFVNITDLKGGKVGFGSEDTGRTDATFVKSLHELPYNISVIQISSMLPSAEAEAPTPEPAAVNITSLMSAHGCMNFAEALLASDAMKTYEDNIDGGLSVFCPLDDAFKGFLPKYKNLTVSGKQSLLEYHGVPIYQSMSMLKSSNGLMNTLATDGASKYDFTVQNDGQEVTIKTSIVTAKIVGTLIDQQPLVIFTINKVLLPKELFKAALSPAPAPAPEADAPAESPKSSKKKKHKSPPASDSPSDSPADSPDDGVADQEADSNSATEIKGFRFAAVAVAVASSFWFASLVV; from the coding sequence ATGCAGCTCCCTTACACGGCGGTTGTGATTTCTATGGTGGTGTTGCTATTGCCTGGAGCAACCGTTGAAGGTCACAACATCACCTCGATTCTGGCTAAGTTTCCCGAGTTCTCGACATTCAACCATTACCTCACCATTACACACCTAGCCGATGAAATTAACAACCGACAGACCATCACCGTTTGTGCGGTAAACAATGCCGGAATGTCAGATCTGCTAAGTAAACACCTATCTGTGTATGCTATGAAGAACGTCCTATCGCTTCACGTGCTACTCGACTACTTCGGTGCGAAGAAGCTTCACCAGATTACCAATGGAACCGCCTTAGCAGCGACAATGTTCCAAGCTACCGGTACCGCCTCCGGCTCCTCTGGATTCGTCAACATTACGGATCTGAAAGGCGGTAAGGTTGGATTTGGTAGCGAGGATACCGGTAGAACGGATGCGACTTTTGTTAAGTCGTTACATGAGCTTCCTTATAACATCTCTGTTATCCAGATCAGCAGTATGTTGCCGTCAGCGGAGGCCGAAGCTCCGACTCCTGAACCTGCCGCCGTCAATATTACCTCTCTGATGTCGGCGCATGGATGTATGAATTTTGCTGAAGCTCTTCTTGCTTCTGACGCAATGAAAACTTACGAAGACAACATCGATGGCGGATTGTCGGTGTTTTGCCCCCTCGACGATGCTTTCAAGGGATTTTTACCTAAATACAAAAATTTGACCGTCAGCGGGAAGCAATCGCTACTTGAATATCACGGTGTGCCGATCTATCAATCGATGTCGATGTTAAAATCAAGCAACGGTCTAATGAACACACTAGCAACCGACGGTGCTAGCAAATACGATTTCACAGTACAGAACGATGGGCAGGAAGTAACAATTAAGACAAGCATCGTTACTGCGAAGATCGTAGGGACACTGATTGATCAACAACCGCTTGTCATTTTCACCATCAACAAGGTACTTTTGCCCAAAGAACTTTTCAAAGCCGCTCTTTCCCCTGCTCCAGCTCCTGCGCCCGAAGCTGATGCTCCGGCGGAGTCACCAAAGTcttcgaagaagaagaagcacAAGTCTCCACCAGCGTCCGACTCGCCATCGGATTCTCCGGCAGATTCTCCGGACGATGGCGTAGCTGATCAAGAGGCAGATAGCAACAGTGCTACGGAAATCAAGGGTTTCAGATTTGCTGCCGTGGCCGTGGCTGTGGCTTCGAGTTTTTGGTTTGCCTCGTTAGTCGTGTAA